A genomic window from Silene latifolia isolate original U9 population chromosome 11, ASM4854445v1, whole genome shotgun sequence includes:
- the LOC141610927 gene encoding peroxisome biogenesis protein 2, which produces MDSQTLIPPPPPSPDTWINTYHKLLPQWTSFTLSHQMMIPITISRVNQFDAGRLDVEMSAMLKEQLVKVFSLMKPGILFQYEPELDAFLEFLIWRFSIWVDKPTPGNALMNLRYRDERVMEVREKVRTGLEGPGLTVAQKMWYCIATVGGQYIWTRLQSFSAFRRWGDSEQRTLGQRAWLFLQRVEGFYRAASFSNLLLFLLTGKYRSLIERALRARLVYGSPNMNRSVSFEYMNRQLVWNEFSEMLLLLLPLLNSTTFKNLFRPFSKDKSSDTGVDETSCPICQSSPTVPFVALPCRHRYCYYCLRTRCSAAPSFRCTRCSEPVTAMQRLAALS; this is translated from the exons ATGGACTCACAAACCCTAATTCCACCCCCACCACCTTCTCCAGATACCTGGATCAACACTTACCACAAATTACTCCCTCAATGGACCTCCTTCACTCTCTCTCACCAG ATGATGATCCCAATTACAATATCCCGAGTGAATCAATTTGATGCAGGGAGACTGGATGTTGAAATGTCAGCCATGTTAAAGGAGCAGTTGGTTAAAGTGTTCTCTTTgatgaag CCAGGAATTCTATTTCAATATGAACCAGAACTTGATGCATTCCTTGAGTTTCTGATTTGGCGTTTCTCGATATGGGTAGATAAGCCTACTCCAGGAAATGCTTTGATGAATTTGAGATACAGAGATGAacgtgttatggaagtgagagaAAAAG TAAGAACGGGCTTGGAGGGTCCTGGGCTAACAGTTGCGCAAAAGATGTGGTACTGCATTGCTACAGTGGGTGGTCAGTACATTTGGACACGCCTACAATCTTTCTCTGCTTTTCGAAGATGGGGAGACTCGGAGCAG AGGACACTTGGACAAAGGGCATGGCTCTTCTTGCAACGTGTAGAAGGATTTTATAGGGCTGCTTCCTTCAGCAActtgcttttatttcttttaactGGAAA GTATAGGAGTCTAATTGAGAGAGCTCTGAGAGCAAGGCTCGTATATGGAAGTCCTAACATGAATCGTTCCGTCAGTTTTGAATACATGAACCGCCAATTAGTATGGAATGAGTTTTCA GAAATGCTGTTGTTACTCCTACCACTTCTTAACTCCACGACATTCAAGAACTTATTTCGTCCATTCTCAAAGGACAAATCTTCGGATACTGGTGTGGACGAAACTTCTTGCCCCATCTGCCAATCTAGCCCAACAGTTCCATTTGTAGCATTACCTTGTAGACACAG ATACTGTTATTACTGCCTTAGAACACGATGTTCTGCTGCACCATCATTCAGATGTACAAGGTGCAGTGAGCCGGTCACTGCCATGCAACGGCTAGCAGCTCTTAGCTGA
- the LOC141610928 gene encoding tRNase Z TRZ3, mitochondrial: MSQITSLRLLINNSPPKFTPFFSKPIKHFYLSTVFSSLSKPNRKNLHSAAAKPFINTKNNRGNSSLADKINTEKGSEMEQSGFNKRRAEGKDKSDKPKNLQLKTRKLNPVNTISYVQILGTGMDTQDTCPSVLLFFDKQRFIFNAGEGLQRYCTEHKIKLSKIDHIFLSRVCSETAGGLPGLLLTMAGIGDEGMCVNMWGPSDLNYLVNAMRAFIPSAAMVHTKSFGPTLQLDGLAALDSKKFSGPFDLIDDEVVKISAILLNPKENIGPASDTGNGELGPPLKPGDISVIYVCELPKIQGRFHPEKAKALGLRAGPKYRDLQNNISVKSDDRDIMVHPRDVMDPPIPGPIVLLVDCPTTLHLQSLLSADSLNVYYTDFSGSMSETAKAVNCVIHLSPSSVSNSPDYQKWMKRFGQVQHIMAGHEEKNVEIPVLKSSARIAARLNYLCPQFFPASGFWPPQIENNSLHSKSSNEEPQATISAENLLKFNLRPHANLGLDRSSVPLATGPAEIVDELRVEIPEIVEAVQQVRQLWDHPGEAQNDVSSQDMMEEPWLDELGLPSCLENVTREDMEIVLLGTGSSQPSKYRNVTSIFINLFSKGSLLFDCGEGTLGQLKRRFGVEGADDAVRNLRCIWISHIHADHHTGLARILALRRDLLKDVPHEPLLVVGPGQLMRFLNAYQRLEELDMQFLDCKFTTRASWDSFEKSNSISDEPSSSNSKSPVDSTLFTKGTPMQSYWQKPGSPVGNAVIFKMLSSLKNILQEASLEILISFPVVHCPQAYGVSLKAAQRSNKTGEMIPGWKIVYSGDTRPCPQLIEESRGATVLIHEATFEDGLADEAVARNHSTTQEAIDVGEAAGVYRIILTHFSQRYPKIPVFGDAHMHNTCIGFDMMSINLADLPVLPQVLPHLKLLFRNEMGVDEIEDLPLEEVTAAT; encoded by the exons ATGTCCCAAATAACAAGTCTACGCCTCCTAATTAACAATTCTCCTCCAAAATTCACACCTTTCTTCTCCAAACCAATCAAACATTTCTATCTATCAACTGTTTTCTCTTCCCTGTCAAAACCCAACAGAAAAAACTTGCATTCTGCAGCTGCAAAACCCTTTATTAATACTAAAAACAACAGGGGTAACAGTTCTTTAGCTGATAAAATTAATACAGAAAAAGGGTCTGAAATGGAGCAAAGTGGGTTTAATAAACGAAGGGCTGAGGGTAAAGATAAGTCTGATAAACCTAAGAATCTTCAGTTGAAAACTAGAAAGCTTAATCCTGTTAATACCATTTCTTATGTTCAG ATTCTGGGTACTGGAATGGATACTCAAGATACATGCCCATCTGTATTGCTTTTCTTTGACAAGCAGAGATTCATTTTTAATGCCGGAGAG GGTTTGCAACGCTATTGCACAGAGCATAAGATTAAGCTATCAAAG ATAGATCACATATTCCTTTCTCGAGTCTGCTCAGAAACCGCAGGAGGTCTCCCAG GTTTGTTGTTGACAATGGCTGGAATAGGGGATGAAGGAATGTGC GTAAACATGTGGGGGCCTTCAGACCTTAACTACTTGGTCAATGCAATGAGGGCATTCATTCCAAGTGCTGccatggttcacacaaaaagtttCGGTCCCACACTACAACTTGACGGGTTAGCTGCACTTGATTCTAAGAAGTTTTCAGGACCCTTTGACCTTATTGATGATGAAGTAGTCAAGATATCAGCCATTCTCTTGAACCCGAAGGAGAATATTGGACCAGCATCTGATACTGGCAATGGTGAGCTTGGGCCACCTCTAAAGCCTGGTGATATCTCTGTCATCTATGTGTGTGAGTTACCTAAAATTCAAGGGAGGTTCCATCCTGAAAAAGCTAAGGCTCTTGGACTGAGAGCTGGTCCGAAGTATAGGGATTTGCAAAATAATATATCAGTGAAATCGGATGATCGTGATATTATG GTACATCCTAGGGATGTGATGGACCCTCCTATTCCAGGGCCTATAGTTCTTCTTGTCGACTGTCCTACAACTTTACATTTACAAAGTTTGTTATCTGCGGATTCACTCAATGTGTACTACACAGATTTCTCTGGCAGTATGTCCGAAACTGCTAAGGCAGTGAATTGTGTAATACATTTAAGTCCGTCATCTGTTTCAAATAGCCCTGATTATCAAAAATGGATGAAGAGATTCGGGCAAGTGCAGCACATTATGGCTGGCCATGAAGA GAAAAATGTTGAAATCCCTGTTCTAAAATCAAGTGCCAGGATTGCAGCGAGGCTAAATTACTTGTGTCCTCAATTTTTTCCTGCTTCAGGGTTTTGGCCGCCTCAGATTGAGAATAATTCATTACACTCCAAGTCTTCAAACGAG GAACCTCAAGCTACCATTTCTGCCGAGAATCTCCTTAAG TTCAATTTGCGTCCACATGCGAACCTCGGTTTGGATAGATCTTCAGTTCCCCTTGCAACTGGACCTGCGGAAATTGTTGATGAGTTACGTGTGGAAATTCCAGAAATTGTAGAAGCTGTGCAGCAAGTTAGACAGTTATGGGATCATCCTGGAGAAGCTCAAAATGATGTGTCATCACAGGATATGATGGAGGAGCCGTGGTTGGATGAGCTAGGGCTTCCAAGTTGTTTAGAAAACGTAACTAGAGAAGATATGGAGATAGTCCTGCTAGGTACTGGCTCATCCCAGCCCTCCAAGTATAGAAATGTGACCTCTATATTCATCAATCTTTTCTCAAAggggagtttgctttttgattGTGGTGAAGGCACTCTAGGTCAACTAAAAAGACG ATTTGGGGTAGAAGGTGCCGATGATGCTGTGAGAAATTTAAGGTGTATATGGATTTCTCATATTCATGCTGACCATCATACAGGTCTAGCTAGAATACTCGCTCTACGACGTGATTTACTGAAGGATGTTCCTCATGAACCTTTGTTAGTAGTTGGGCCAGGGCAGCTAATGAGGTTTTTAAATGCATACCAGAGACTTGAGGAGCTAGATATGCAATTTCTGGACTGCAAGTTCACAACGCGTGCTTCTTGGGATTCTTTTGAGAAATCTAACTCGATTTCTGATGAACCTTCATCGTCAAATTCAAAGAGTCCTGTTGATTCCACACTGTTCACTAAAGGAACCCCAATGCAAAGCTACTGGCAAAAGCCGGGTAGCCCAGTTGGTAATGCTGTCATCTTTAAGATGTTGAGCAGCTTGAAAAACATTTTGCAGGAAGCGAGTTTAGAGATCCTGATTAGCTTTCCTGTGGTTCACTGTCCACAAGCATATGGAGTTTCTCTAAAGGCAGCTCAGAGATCCAATAAAACTGGTGAGATGATACCAGGGTGGAAGATTGTATACTCTGGGGACACAAGGCCCTGTCCACAACTCATAGAAGAATCTCGAGGAGCCACTGTTCTGATCCATGAG GCAACCTTTGAGGATGGCTTGGCAGATGAAGCAGTGGCTAGAAATCATAGCACGACACAGGAGGCGATAGATGTGGGAGAGGCGGCGGGTGTGTATCGCATAATTCTTACACATTTCAGCCAAAGATACCCCAAGATTCCTGTGTTCGGAGATGCACACATGCACAACACTTGTATAGGATTCGACATGATGAGCATTAACCTTGCTGACTTGCCTGTTCTCCCTCAGGTTCTTCCTCATCTTAAACTCCTCTTCCGAAATGAAATGGGGGTTGATGAAATCGAGGATCTTCCTCTTGAGGAAGTCACTGCAGCCACTTAG